CTCCTAAGGATGATACATTAGGAGAATAAGTTGTGATTGAAGAGattgatatgttgacaaagaaaaatgattttttttttttgaggaagATTGTGTTGACCAAGGCTtaactaaagaaaaagaaaatgttgttgTCTTGGTTTCTCCTTCTACAGATGTGCTTATGGAAAATAGTGAGTCTCAAGAGGTGGGGCAAACTTTGCATGTGGGGTTGTGTAGTGATATTTAGGGAGGATAGGAGGAGGGTACTTTTTTGGTTGCTACTGAGTTTGAGAATTTTTCTGATGGGGAGGCAAcataagtgaaaaaaaaaattaacaaagagAATGTCTGTGATTCTGAcaatgataaaaagaaaaaaaaaagtaaaaagaaaaatatgggaGTATTAAGGTGAGAAGTTCTACCAGGGCTCCTAGCAAGCTCATCTGTATGAATATATGATGCAGtctttattgttttggaatattagggggTTGGGCACTTTAAAAAAGAGGTCGAAGAATTTGGTGAAAACATTTAAGCCATGTATTTTAGGGATTGCTGAAACTTTTCAATCCCAACGTTTCTTGATtacattgaaaaataatttgaactTTGCCAATAGTGTGACTAATGAAGATCATGGAGGAAAATTATGGGTACTTTTGAATCATGGTTTCCAAATTCATGTGGTCTCAAAAGGTTCTCAACAGATTACAGTATGTATGGGTTTGAATGGCTCAGATGTTTATATCTCCTTTGTGTATGCACATTGTGCTCAAGTGGAATGTAGAGGCTTATGGGAGGAGTTGACTAGTTTGGTTCTGACTAGTTCGAGTTGGGTGATTACgggtgattttaatataattagatcGGATGCTGAATGTCGAGGGGGTCATTCTAAGCCAGTGTCGGCTATGTTGGAGTTTAATGAATGTATTGATTCTTGTGGTTTTGTTGTTGTGCCTTTTTCTGGTAATCAATTTTCATGGTGCAAGGGTCAAGGGAGACAGGTGAGAAGTTGGATGAGGTTGGACCGTGCTATGATTAACTCTTAGGCATTGCCTTCCAGGCCTGATATTCACTAAAAGTATTTGCTTAGAATAACATCCGATCATGCTTCCTTAGTTCTAAACTTAATTAGTTCTCAGCTCTATTGTTTTCTGTCTTTTAAATTCCATCAAATGTGGGTGGATCATGAGTTGTTCTTTCTGTTGATTAAGAATGTGTGGGAGGAGGAAATGGGGGATTTGGGATTATTTCGGTTAGTAAGGAAGTTAAAGTGTGTCAAGAATCATTTGTGGGAATCGAACAAAACTATTTTCAAGAAGATAGATATGCATATTTGGGAGCTTGAACTCAGAATTGAAGGGTTGGAAACTGATTTACAGGAAACTTTTTCGGAGGAGGTGGAACTAGATTTGGCTACAAAAAAACTTGAGCTGGATACTTGGTTTAGGCATACTTGGCTTAGTTGTGAAGAAACAAGGCTTAGGCAGATGTCTAAGGTGTGTTGGATTCAACAAGGAGAGGCCTCGGCTAGATTTTTCCATGCGGTAAAGGCAACTAAAACAAAGATGATTTATGAAATGACTTTATCAGATGGGTGATATTTATCTTCTCCTAAGGAAGTTCATCAAAATGCCattgaatattttgataaattttttagatCTCGGCCAAGGTCTTATCTACCAGATTTGTAAAATTTAGTAGAGAAAAACATTGTGGAGGATGAAAATGGGTTGTTATGCCAGGTGCCGTCCATTGAGGAAGTGAAAGATGCAGTTTTTTCTATACTAGTGGAAGTAGTTTGGGTCCAGATGGATTCAGTTTGGGATTTTTTCGATTTTGCTGGGATATTGTAAAAACTAATGTGGTGGAGATGattggtgatttttttttaaagggaattCTTTTCCTCGGTTTTATACGACGTCATCCTTGGTGCTTACTCCAAAAGTGGAGAATCTGgcaacttttgattagtttcaACTTACAAATTTATGTTCAATCATTTATAAAGTTTGCTTTAAAATCCTTGTACAGTGCCTTACACCTATTTTTCTAGATTAATCTCCCCTTAGCAAGGTGCTTTTCTTCCTAGAGaagcattttttataatattcgtTTAACTCAGAAGATGGTTCATTcgattaaaaagaagaagaggaatgGAAATGTGTTGATGAATGTAGATATCGTGAAAGCATATGACAATGTGGaatgtgattttttattatatgtggtTGAAGCATTTGGTTTTTCCAACCGAGTTTGTGTTTTGATTTAGAATTTTATACATTTGCCATGGTTTTCGGTGGTGATGAATGGGGTttctaaatgtttttttaaaagaggTCGGGATCTTGGGCAAGGGGACCCATTATCTcccattttgtttattttggtggaCAAAACTCTATCTCATCTTCTAAAGCGAGGCTGTGTGGAAGGTAACATTGATTCTTTTTCACATCCAAGCGATGATATCGTTATTTTTACAAATGGAAATCTCAAGTCTCTTCATAATATCTTGAATATTTTTGACACCTATATGGTCGGGGCAGGAGGTAAGTGTGGATAaatcttctcttattttttttcaaatgtattACCCCTGCTTGTTGACGTGCTCTTCTTCGGTCTACAGGTTTTAAGGAgggtctttttcctttttgatatCTTGGAGTTCCAGTTGTCTCAGGAAAGCTAAAAGCTATTCATTTGGAGAATTTAGTGGTGTGATTTGGGAGAGAGTTGATGTTGGAAATCAAAATTTCTTTCTCAATGGGCCCAGTTGCTTTTGATTAAGCATGTTTTTGGGAGCATGGCTATTCATTTGCTATATGCTATTCAGGTTCCAAAGACTACATTGAATATGCTAAATGCTTGTTTTAGTTAGTTTATTGGGAGATCTTCGGaaggaaaggagaaaagaaattgGAGGGCATGGAAAAAATTTGTGTCTACCAGAAGAGGAAGGTGGTTTGTGTATTAAATGCCTAGATGATATCTAATTTTCTCTTCATGTAAAATTTGCTtggaattttctttttgagGATTCCTTatgggaaattttttttaaagcaaagtATGTGAAGAATAAACATGTCTCATTAGTGGATTCGAATAAGGGCTCAAAAAATTGGCGGATGATTGTGAAATGTTTGTCGATGGTTCTTAATTTGTCCCATTGGAAGGTGAGAGAAGGTAAGATTCctttttggtatgataaatggTTGGATGAGAGCCCTTTAATTAATTGAAATCTCAATGctcattttttgaaaactaCCATCAAAGATTGCAAACTTGAAGTTAGCTGAGACCTTGTGTTCATTTCTCAGCTGGTGGGTTCCAAAAATGTTATGTTGGTGGTGGACAATTTAGGAAGTAATCGAGAAGGGGATGATATCCTTGTTTGGACTAAGAATGTGTATGGTAAGTTTTCAACGAAAGCTATTTGGAGTCATATTCAAGTTCGTGCTCCAAAAGTAAACCAGTGTAATTGGGTATGGCATCCATCTCTACCAATTAAAATTTCAGTGATGGTTTGGAAGGCTTTTCTTAATGCTTTGACTGTTGATGATCAAGTTTGAAAGCTTGGAATCTCGATTGTTTCAAGGTGTAATTGTTGTGTTATTGGGGGATATGAAAACTTGAATCATGTGTTGGCAGAAGGCGATTTTGCTGAAGAAATATGGGAGAAAGCCTCTACTTGTGTTGGAATGTCGTCAATGAGAGGTAGAGGTTGGCAAGTTCAGGTAGAAACCTGGTTCCTTACGGCCAAAAGAAATTCACAAGTTGGGTCTTTGTTTGGTACTATACCATGACTTTTGTTATGGTGCCTTGGGAATAGAAGGTGCAAAGCAAGAATGGAAGACAATGATGAGTCGGTTTTGTTAATttggggaaaaataaaatattgggtTGGTTGGTCGGGATTGAAAATGAAGGTTGGGGGAGGTTTAACTAGCATGGATGAAGGCATCCTATCGGTTTTCCCATTGTCGATTAAGCAAGTTGTTCATAAATGTCCAAAGATGGTTCAGTGGCTGCATCCTCCTGTGGGtagagtaaaaataaaatttgatggtAGTTGTCTTGGTAATCTGGGAATGATAGGAGTAATTCAAAATTCACAAGGCAAGTTGCAGGTTGCTTTCGCTGTAAATCTTGGGGAAGGTACGAATAACAAAATTGAACTTTTGTGATTATTACATGGCTTACAGATTGTAAAATCGTTTGGCTTCACTTGCATTGATATAGAGATGGATTCTTTGTTGGTTATAAAATGGCTGTGGAATAAAAGATGCACAGTTTGGTATCTATATAGCTagaagatttttgggaggagattACATTACTGTTAGCGGGATtggattttaatgtttttcataTCTTCCATGAAGGGAAGTCATCGACGATCTTCTTGCTAAACTAGGGGTGGAGGGGTGTACGACTACTTGGAATGATTATGTTGATATACCACGGCTATTAAGAGGGTGCTTGAAGTTGGAGAAATTAGGGTTGCTGCATATTCGtcattagtttttcttttagCTCAAGTCCTTGTTGGattttttggatttgttttgcttgttcTTTAGTAAGCATTGTTTTAATGTTATCACAGTTTTCCTCGCCACAAGTGAGGTTTCTAATAAAGTTATTGGAGGTGCTATCCtcctttcttaaaaaataaaataaaaatgcttcATCCTTTCATCTTCTTGCACACACACGATCAAAAGATCGATAACTGACGAGTTTTCCTTATGTGTGATATAAGAGATCTAAAAGGCCCATAGTCAGATAGCAGTGCATCAATGATGAAACGGATCAAGAATGACTCATATATATCTATCTTTAAGCCCTTGAGTTGAgaaacaatatttttcatttctgtAATATATGCACGTATTCCCTTAAAACTGTCAAAGACTTTTGTAGCAAATTTCCTACTAAGAGTGCTAGCTAAAACTTTATCAGAGCGAACAAACTGTTATTTAATTGTCtgtattaatttcttaattgtaGCTTAGTCACTAATAGAATATCTAATGCTCTTACTCAAATGAGGCCTTATGAGCATTAGACTTAGCCAATTAGATCGCTCCCCCCACGTGATTTTTGATGACTCTTGTATATCCATATCACTTCGTGTGTATCTGTATACGTGGAGCAAGTGGTTGCTCCACAGAGTGCATAATTAAGATCATATACCCCAAATTTCACTCTGGATCAAGAGCCAACATACAAAAGGAGACTCATGCGGAGAGAGAGACACGTAATAAAAGATTGGGGGTGGCAAACCGCGAACAATTTGTATTGGAAAACAGCGTGCGCATAATTAGTAACTCCAGCGGACAGAAGTATTTAACTGAAAGTGACAGAAAAAAGGCATCGCCATACCATCGATCAAAACCATTTGCTCCCCAGACCCCAAAACCACCAGTAAATGGTTTAGTTTGATGGTTTCTCCAAAACTTGAGCTCCTTTCCATCACTGTCTCCCCATATAAAAAGAGGCCCCTAGTTCCATATGATTATGCACATCAAGCACAAATCCTTTTTCACCAATTTCAAGAGCTAAGAACAGTCTTTTGAAGAGCAAGTAGAAGATGAGTTCAACAAGCAGAGCAATTGTAGCAGCCAGCGTAGGAGTTGTGGAGGCCATGAAAGACCAGATGAGTATATGCAGGtggaataatattataagatcCGCTCAGCAAAACACGAAGAACCATCTCCGGTCGTTATCTCAGACTAAGAACCTCTCCTCTTCAACTTCTGCAGTGGTTTCAAgcaaaggaagagagaaaatgaagaagtcAGAAGAGTCTTTGAGGACGGTCATGTACTTAAGCTGTTGGGGTCCCAACTGAGTGGTCTGATCTGGTGATCTGAAGAAAGTCACGAGGCAGTGAGTTCTCCGAGAACGCCGTTGCGTGAAGAAGTCCTTAAAGAATACATACGGAACATGTACTTTGTACATGGCAATGGCATGGGGGTGGGAAATGTCAGGCCGTGCTGGTCACGAGGGGAGATGTTAGACAACTTAGACTGGATGTAAGGGTACAcagttgatgaagaaatatctGAAATTGTAAGCTGTAACGAGCAAATGCTCTGTTATTTAAATACgcagatattatatatatgttgtctTTCATTCATATGATTATTGTTGGATAGTGATAAGCCGATCGAGTTTCTAAAACAATTACCTGATACAACGcattgatttattgatttttcagtccataaaaaaaaattatatagattttttcattttttttgacGGTATCTAATTTCATCGATGTTTCTTGATCTCGTTAATACCACTCATGTAGTTTTTCTTGTCCTTCATATCCAGCTTCTTGCTCATATAGAGCTTTTAGTAGTCCATTTGGGAATCTTTCGGTCTGAAACTTAAATCCAGGATCACTCATTAAAATAATCTGAGCTTTAGGGAACCCACTTTGATGCTAATTAAAAACTTGTTAAGATCGACCCAAATACTCACATAAAGCGAgtgaatatattttaacttagctatcaccaattttaaaattcaattcaattctcACCGATAGGTAAACAACTTCGAATATTTAGCTAGCACGTAGAATCTGTTGAGGGTAGAACGAATACCCGACACCGAAGTCACGGAAGATTAAAGCCTCCTTTGTTGGGATgaaaaagaggaagagaagatTTGACAAGGAGGGGACTATCAAAACCCTGTATTTCCATTCAGTATACAATATACGTACATAGGTAACAAGAATAGAAACCTAATCTCGGATATGTACGACTACGGCTAGAATCATGCACTCCTTTATCTACCGATATTACAAATATGAAGTTCCTATAATTTCTCTTGTTTGCTTCTAATGATAACCCATGCCAACACTCCCTCAAGTTGATGCATAGGGGTGGTCTTGAATGCGCAACTTGTTAAGTGAGATGCAGAGATCCTTGCTAGACACAACTTTTGCAAGTATATCTGCCAATTGATCTTCAGATTTCACAAATGGGAACCAAATTGTTTTTGCTTCTAGATTCTCCTTGATTAAGTGTTAGTCTACCTCCAATGTTTAGTACGGTCATGTTGAACAGGATTGTGAGAAATGGCAATTGTTGCTTTATTGTCGTAAAACAGGTTCATATTAGAAGTAAGAGCAAAAACGATTTTAGTTAGAAGCTTTATTAGCTAGAGAAGCTCACAAAGACCATTAGCCATTCCCCTAAATTCTGCTTCCGCACTTGATAGTGCCACCACCTTTTGCTTTTTACTTCTCCAAATTACAACATTTCCTCCAACAAACATAAAATACCCTCAGGTTGATTTTCTGTCAGTGATATTACCTGCCCAATCCGCATCCTTATAGCCAtcaacctggctctgataccaaatgatgtgaactccAATCGattcgctttgagacccaataacaatattgaaaaaccaatccaagaaagccaaattcaaccgttcaaacttttgttgcatggattgcaacacaaagaatgagtCATCTACCAttccctttggtgatgagtcattttTATGAGTCATCATATGCTCtgtacaaaaaagaatgttagaggaaaaaaaacctcacacgctcccttacgtctttacactcgaataatggcactccactcgtatttcactcttaattggctttttcctgataatgatctcacacacTCTTgtcttttacctcaagagttttcccactcaagtttttgaagaactaattgaaccaaatcaagacaatacaaccttgttttattctaactagtaattaggtccaagaaaacaAGAATAAGAGAAACACAGAAGGAacaaaatgacacaagactcaaggtatttatacgagggaaagaataattacaaaacaagataacAACTAGAATGAGGTAACAAGAAGTAAATCAACCCCTGTAAAGACAAGACCCAActaacaaatttctttctttctcttttattgtaactatGTAGCAACCATTGAATATGTTACCTttactttcattctctctccttttttttttttaattcttttttcaaatttctttattttattttattttcttttattttcttttcttttctctacaATTCAACCagaaacaaaaatattcaaGTGTGATAattaaacaattgaattcaaacacataaaaattgacaaggaaatagaagggaatcaatgaaaccctagaaatttcaaaccctagatagTGCAAATTTTGGGCAGCCCTCAAATTAGGAATTTAGacaccctatgatgatgaacaggAAACCCAAATGATACAGTAATTTGGCAgtcctaggaaaaacgaatatTTGCAACTTTTTTTGTAATCCTAAAACAATGAAACTCTagaattaaaaatgtaataaataaaagatagaattagacctgattagaaaccttgctctgataccaaatgatgtgaacctcaaTCAACTTGCTTTgtgacccaacaacaatattggaaaaccaacccaagaaaactaaaatcaagtttatggatggagaatctagacccaatgagaactCGTTTTAAGAACCtacattatattaaaatctagacctgttgaagaattcgtctcaagaacccggattacaaaggaagaaccccacaaaagttatgatttaccattgataagttcaaaagttcaatcaagaacaagatgaGTAAAAtcaactcacaataaaaattcaatattgtcttcccctctcaaatgaggctacagttggtttaaataaataattcccCAAAATCCTAAGTGAGCAGTTGGTACTGTAGTTTGAACAGTGCtacgctacagtaacttctaaaaccctagttcacataaaataattactttccaaataaacccttggccaaaatacaagacaTTCCCAAAaaacctagttcattagaaataagacatatgtgtggctgacatcctcaagctaacttattctaaattaataaaataagctcttttaatgaaataaataaatccaagcccttcaataacaataggcccaagtcgtgtcttccgtaGCGTATCATATGGATGAAAATTGGATTTCCTTCTCTCaaacccatcttgaatgttaggctcttgctaaacacgtctcaagtggattgcacccacatccatgcatagcttccttgatcttcctaactcttgatcttgtaattgccacatctgaaacttgcaaaggatttTTATGACTTGGTCCATGTTGGGGCCCATCACTTCACTCAACTATTATTCTTGGAAAAATAAGGCCTTTGCCCAAAGACAACTTCAAGTATCGAAGTATTCGAATCACTGCTTCTATATGACTCTTACTTGGATTACACATAAATTGACTTACAACACTTACAACGTATGCAATATCTGGACGAGTACGCGAGAGATAAATATGTTTACCAACTAACCTTTGGTATCTTCCTTTATCTATTGGTACTTGGCTCGGGTACTCTCCAAGTTTGTCGTTTTGGACAATTGGGGTGTCTGCAGGTTTACATTCTAACATTCCTACCTCGGTTAGCAAGTCTAGTATGTACttctattgaaaaagaaatatgccCTGTTTAGACCTGGCAACTTCAATTCCTTGAAAAAACTTGAGTCCTCCCAGATTCTTCATCTTAAATTCAGTTGCCAATTGCTTCTCAAATCTAGATATTTCTTCTACATCATCTCTTGTGATAATCATATCATCTACGTAGACTATCAAAGCCATTACCTTGCTCAACTGATGCTTTAGGAACAAAGCATGGTTAAAATTACTTTGTTGAAAGCCATATTTCTTCATTGCCAAGCAAAACCTTCCAAACCATGCTCGCAGTGATTGTTTCAGTCCGTACAATGATCGCTGCAATTTACACACCACTTCAGTTTTTGATGATGCCTTGTAACTTGGAGGGACATCTATGTAGACCTCCTCTTCGAGATTATCGTGGAGAAATGTGTTCTTAACATCGAATTAATGCAAAGGCCAGTCAAGGTTTGCTACAAGAGGCAATAACACTCTAAATGTATTTAACTTGGCAACCGATGAGAAGATCTCCTAATAGTCAACACCATATGTCTGTACGTGTATATCCCTTCACTACTAGCCTTCCTTTGTATCATTTAATGGATCTATTTTCCTTGTGTTTAATGGAGAACACCCACCGATATcccactagtttttttttttgttgccttTAGGTAATGGAACGAGTGGCCATGTATCATTTTTAAGTAgtgccttcatttcttcttctataGCTTGGGTCCACCTTGGGTTTGCCAATGCTTCTTGAAGACTAGTGGGAACCTAACATGAAAAGAGCTCTCGAGCAAATTTCTCGAGGGGTACAGAGAGTCCCTTGGTGGAGACATAGTTGGCAATCGGGTACCTTGACTTTCGCTCTTCAATGTCTGGTGAATATCTATTAGATGGCTTGCCACAATTGTGCTTAAAAGGTAAGCCATATTCCACAAAATTATCCATGTTATCAAAATGTAGAGGTGTAATGAGATCAATTACCTCAAGAATATTCTTAAGAGATAAGTCGGCAGGTACTGCAAAATGGGGGTACACATGTTCAGTCACAGATGGTGCAAGTACATTGGGACATATATTAGGCTCCATGTTAGGACATATACTATCTCTAGAACTCAAAACAGTACTTGTCTCAGTCATTCAGCCCACTCAAATCATCATGTTCAAACGGGAATCCGTATCTAAGAAGTGGTTGCcgaaggagaaaaaaagaagtcgGTCTCCAAGAATTGTACATCCGTAGTCACATAAAGCCGTTGGGTGGTAGGATTATAGAAATGGTACCCCTTTTGGTGGATTCCATAGCCCAAAAAAAGAGATCGAAGTGCACGAGGATCAAACTTAGTTCGTTGGTTCTTATGGAGGTGCACATATGCCAGACATCCAAAATCCCGAAGAGGAAGCATCAAGGCCAAGGGAAGTGACACATGAGTGGATAGAGCATGGAGGGGGGAGTCTTAAAATTCAAGACCTTGGAAGGCATCTTGTTGAGAAGGTAAACCGTAGTAGACATAGCATCGAACCAAAAATG
This is a stretch of genomic DNA from Carya illinoinensis cultivar Pawnee chromosome 3, C.illinoinensisPawnee_v1, whole genome shotgun sequence. It encodes these proteins:
- the LOC122303899 gene encoding uncharacterized protein LOC122303899 → MSSTSRAIVAASVGVVEAMKDQMSICRWNNIIRSAQQNTKNHLRSLSQTKNLSSSTSAVVSSKGREKMKKSEESLRTVMYLSCWGPN